In one window of Cryptococcus neoformans var. neoformans JEC21 chromosome 7 sequence DNA:
- a CDS encoding expressed protein: MQSEGGSPEIKRKSSKVERGREACTECRRHKIRCNPRPDDPNHLYPCSRCERMSLTCEFQKHNRGRKRKHPVALLNGGLIDQGSNGEGSSRGEYISKRERTPPQNSSHSFGDPRFPFISTELAEPTGPRKQSGWHESDLEAYHRHGHQMSLRHMLADEPDDDASVDEEESRDELLDEEADGESSRKRLRVAVQKGSDLVDDPIRAGFVTEEEGRALFHLYLTHVNTSLPMLDPSFHTHSYVRESSPFLYTAILCIMSRYLSSVSLSGQAVSPESAQSVHQQILVLARDHLTWSFAEAVADINTVRAMVILSLHKEPDDDKAGYYVSRAILMGKELNLGRIPPKSESDRMTDKELQCLRSRQRVWLCLFFVNSIFNMQFRQPMLILQNDPLVATAHHWLKRSRPETLLRDSQLVCSTELRRKYLHYRDLLVGSGPDETTYRSALSLSILTKTMNQDWDVTSEAWIRDIIDVGGTSSHVNKPRIWTSALRLNLNLLIVNQTLRLPPEDQLDFGAPSSIPAFHHCLNAATTVLVRFEGLDRQQLTFASDTFLHFALYAATLLSTLCRGQHPYKFETVEIEHCRRLIRKTADALEGASAYPHDSPALHAYYLRRLNQYLPRPPSQNPGSSSSFSSGSGMPKPVANGQTAIDPILQNMSSGTTSLHTALTNALGNELDFLMADFPWMEGSGIEWLNEGETGQEQPQQVHMPPHPQTARMSYETGHFGAMPDNGGF, translated from the exons ATGCAGTCAGAAGGAGGCAGTCCAGAAATAAAGCGCAAATCTTCCAAGGTTGAGAGAGGCAGAGAAGCGTGTACGGAATGTCGCCGCCACAAG ATCCGATGCAATCCACGACCAGATGACCCAAATCATCTCTATCCATGCTCAAGATGTGAGCGTATGAGTCTGACCTGTGAATTTCAGAAGCATAATCGTGGGAGAAAACGCAAGCATCC GGTGGCATTGTTGAACGGCGGTTTGATAGATCAAGGATCCAATGGAGAAGGATCATCCCGCGGAGAATACATATCGAAAAGAGAACGGACACCACCTCAAAATTCATCACATTCCTTTGGCGACCCACGATTCCCTTTTATATCGACCGAGCTAGCTGAGCCGACCGGTCCCAGGAAACAGTCAGGGTGGCATGAGAGTGACCTTGAAGCGTATCACCGACATGGTCATCAGATGTCTTTACGGCACATGCTAGCTGACGAGccggatgatgatgcttctgtggatgaggaggaatcTCGAGACGAGCtgttggatgaagaggcggaTGGCGAGAGCTCAAGAAAAAGGTTAAGGGTCGCTGTTCAAAAAGGGTCAGACCTTGTGGATGATCCTATAAGGGCTGGATTTGTgacagaggaggaggggagagCTTTGTTTCATCT GTACTTGACGCACGTGAACACGTCCCTCCCTATGTTAGACCCTAGCTTTCACACGCACAGCTATGTCAGAGAGTCGTCCCCTTTCTTGTATACTGCGATTC TCTGCATCATGTCTCGCTATCTTTCTTCTGTATCCCTCAGTGGCCAAGCAGTATCGCCAGAATCAGCTCAATCAGTGCATCAACAAATACTTGTTCTCGCTAGAGACCACCTAACTTGGTCATTCGCAGAGGCCGTCGCGGATATCAATACCGTGCGGGCGATGGTCATTCTGTCTCTGCATAAAGAgccagatgatgataaagCTGGATATTATGTCAGCAGG GCCATTCTGATGGGTAAGGAGCTTAACTTGGGTAGAATTCCACCCAAGTCTGAAAGTGATCGGATGACCGATAAAGAATTGCAATGTCTGAGATCAAGGCAACGAGTTTGGTTGTGTTTGTTCTTTGTCAACTCCATCTTTAACATGCAGTTCCGACAACCGATGTTGATACTGCAAAATGATCCTCTCGTGGCTACGGC CCATCACTGGCTTAAACGAAGCCGTCCTGAAACTCTCCTTCGAGACTCGCAATTAGTCTGTTCAACGGAATTGCGACGCAAATACTTGCATTATCGTGATTTGCTAGTTGGGTCAGGGCCTGATGAAACGACATACAGAAGTGCTCTATCGCTGTCTATTTTGACAAAGACAATGAATCAAGACTGGGATGTCACTTCTGAAGCTTGGATTAGGGATATCATTGATG TGGGCGGAACATCGAGCCACGTCAACAAGCCTCGTATATGGACGTCTGCTTTACGTCTCAatctcaaccttctcatTGTGAATCAGACACTCCGATTGCCACCCGAAGACCAGCTCGACTTCGGTGCCCCTAGCTCAATACCCGCTTTCCACCATTGTTTGAACGCGGCTACGACAGTATTGGTACGGTTTGAAGGGCTTGATAGACAACAATTGACCTTTGCATCGGATACATTCTTGCATTTTGCTCTGTATGCGGCTACACTTTTGTCTACT CTGTGTCGCGGCCAACACCCTTATAAATTCGAAACCGTCGAGATCGAACATTGTCGTCGTCTTATACGTAAAACTGCCGACGCCCTTGAAGGAGCTTCCGCCTATCCACATGACTCCCCCGCTCTTCACGCATACTACCTTCGACGGCTCAACCAATACCTTCCTCGACCTCCCTCCCAGAACCCCggatcctcttcatccttctcctcgggCAGCGGTATGCCCAAGCCAGTTGCTAATGGCCAGACGGCCATTGATCCCATACTGCAAAACATGAGTTCCGGCACGACGTCGCTTCATACAGCGTTGACCAACGCTTTGGGTAATGAGCTGGATTTCTTGATGGCTGATTTCCCGTGGATGGAGGGATCGGGCATAGAGTGGCTGAATGAGGGGGAGACTGGTCAGGAACAACCTCAGCAAGTTCATATGCCTCCGCATCCACAAACCGCGAGAATGTCGTATGAAACGGGGCATTTTGGAGCTATGCCGGATAATGGGGGATTTTGA
- a CDS encoding transcription initiation factor iia small chain, putative, with protein sequence MSAGQTYYEFYRGSSIGTALTDALDELITQGDIPPQLAMRVLQQFDKSLTECLQKGVKNKTTIKGHLSTYRLCDDVWTFVVKDPQFKMEGVGAGSEMVTGSKIKIVACKSGDAADGKKAGGARE encoded by the exons ATGTCAGCTGGCCAGACATACTACGAGTTCTACCGAGGATCCAG CATCGGGACAGCTCTTACGGATGCGCTTGATGAGTTGATCACGCAGGGAGATATTCCTCCCCAACTGGCTATGCGGGTGCTTCAACAA TTTGACAAATCCCTGACTGAATGCCTTCAAAAAGGTGTTAAGAACAAGACCACTATCAAGGGCCATCTTTCAACTTATAGATTATGTGACGATGTGTGGACGTTCGTTGTAAAGGATCCTCAATTTAAGATGGAAGGCGTTGGCGCCGG ATCTGAAATGGTCACCGGATCCAAGATCAAGATAGTGGCGTGCAAGAGCGGCGATGCGGCAGATGGTAAGAAAGCCGGAGGTGCAAGAGAATAA
- a CDS encoding acylglycerone-phosphate reductase, putative encodes MSVSQRSAFVTGCASPRGIAAQITASLASKGYLVFASAKTSESLGHLQDKCEPMVLDVTDEQNIAQVVKSVSERTGGRLDVLVNTAGIDTLCPLLDTSLPALREVLETNTIGPLALIQGFAPLLVKAANEPVPGTNQVRQSVIVNMGSLSKAGFTWKGGYSMSKAALECMTEVLRSEMMPLGVQVINCHIGTVNTDMYFNQKIFDSKSPNPTPYYPNFSMIADNMTKDSQKAERIIMKADKAGQDIAKIIDKVNPPGFIRAGSYGALFDWAAAILDFIGLKNWFWGRQFYTHLVPKPDPKKTA; translated from the exons ATGTCAGTCAGTCAGCGATCTGCGTTCGTAACGGGCTGCGCTTCACCTAGAGGCATAGCAGCCCAGATAACAGCTTCTTTGGCAAGCAAAGGATACCTTGTATTCGCTTCAGCAAAGACCTCTGAAAGTTTGGGGCACCTCCAAGATAAGTGCGAG CCGATGGTCCTCGATGTCACCGACGAACAAAACATTGCGCAAGTAGTAAAGTCCGTTTCCGAGAGAACGGGTGGCCGCCTTGATGTCCTCGTTAACACT GCAGGCATTGATACCCTTTGCCCCCTCCTTGACACTTCCCTCCCGGCTCTCCGGGAGGTCCTTGAAACCAACACCATAGGCCCTCTTGCTCTTATCCAAGGCTTTGCCCCTCTCCTTGTCAAAGCCGCCAACGAGCCTGTCCCCGGTACAAATCAAGTTCGCCAAAGCGTCATCGTCAACATGGGTAGTCTATCCAAGGCCGGTTTTACTTGGAAGGGTGGGTATAGTATGAGTAAAGCGGCTTTGGAGTGCATGACAGAGGTTTTGAGGTCGGAGATGATGCCCCTGGGTGTGCAGGTCATCAATTGCCATATCG GGACCGTCAACACGGATATGTACTTTAACCAAAAGATCTTTGACAGCAAATCCCCAAACCCCACGCCTTATTACCCCAACTTCTCAATGATCGCCGACAACATGACAAAAGACTCTCAAAAAGCCGAGAGGATCATCATGAAAGCCGACAAGGCTGGGCAAGATATCGCAAAAATCATTGACAAGGTAAACCCTCCTGGATTTATCAGAGCGGGCAGTTATGGTGCGCTTTTTGATTGGGCTGCAGCGATCCTTGATTTTATTGGGTTGAAGAATTGGTTTTGGGGCAGACAGTTTTATACTCATCTGGTGCCAAAGCCAGACCCAAAAAAGACTGCTTGA
- a CDS encoding coatomer alpha subunit, putative — protein sequence MQMLTKFESKSPRVKGIAFHPKQPLLAASLHNGTIQLWNYQMGTLVDRYDEHDGPVRGICFHPTQPIFCSGGDDYKIKVWNYKQRKCLFTLTGHLDYVRTVFFHREYPWIISASDDQTIRIWNWQSRTCIAILTGHNHYIMCAQFHPWDDLVISASMDLTVRVWDISGLRKKNQASQAPMSAEEQIARASQGQADLFGNTDAVVKYVLEGHDRGVNWASFHPTLPLIVSCGDDRQVKLWLMSETKAWEVDSCRGHFNNVSMTMFHPKHELILSASEDKTIRAWDMTKRTAVQTFRREHDRFWVLTAHPELNLFAAGHDNGLIVFKLERERPPFSLSGNQLFYIKDKVVRMADISSGNSQGICSVRKFGSQYIPPRTLSYNPAERAVIVTSPSDNGIYELITLPKSTAPTAQDGRDVPSDGKKGTGFCALFVARNRFAVLDKGAQNIEIKDLSNSITKTIKCPVQTSEIFYGGTASILLATPSSVVLFDIQQQKIVAEINTPPVKYVVWSTDGNMVALLSKHTITIANKSLSQSALIHETIRIKSAAWDDSGVLIYTTLNHIKYALSQGDNGIIKTLEQPVYLTRVKGSVVHCLDRSAKPQAINIDPAEYRFKLALNRKNYDEVLHIIRNSNLVGQSIIGYLQKKGYPEIALHFVQDEQTRFDLAIECGNLAVALEMARAVDRHDVWERLGAAALQQGNHQIVETAYQKTRNFDKLSFLYLITGNTQKLNMMQVIAGKRGDNMSRFQNSLYLGDVRSRVVVLRETGQYPLAYYTAKTNGLDDLALEILDEAGLTEDDLPPPPQNSGHSSLAPPPITFSQSDSNWPLKDLGESFFDRALANGGVDALIGGEESGEQLDAWAADVPVEEDEGEEQAADEDEGWDLDANVEVPDVEEEEFDGEDVLAEADLSQGVEPGASEDEIWQNNSALAIDHAAAGAFESAMLLLNKQVGVVNFEPLKPLFLQAYQHSHVYVPANASLPPLRLNVRRNPETAELRDALPAVPLNYNELKATEVADANKYFARGKFVEALATFKNVLSKLLLVVVESEEDAEEIKELVTSCREYIIGLTMEVERRRIAVQDPENVVRNLELAAYFTHCELATQHIQLALRSAMKVFSDAGNTATAAVFARRLIETQPGQAVITQARAVISRGQRNPRDAHEIAYDQNASFNICAATHTPIYEGSPYEESAYSGAKYLPEYKGTVCVVDGLSQVGLAGSGLRNMV from the exons ATGCAGATGCTCACAAAG TTTGAAAGCAAATCCCCAAGAGTTAAGGGCATCGCCTTCC ACCCAAAGCAGCCCTTGCTTGCGGCGTCCTTGCATAATGGAACAATCCAACTATGGAACTACCAGATGGGCACTTTAGTGGACCGATATGATGAGCATGATG GTCCTGTTCGAGGTATCTGTTTTCACCCCACTCAACCCATCTTCTGTTCCGGTGGTGATGATTACAAGATCAAGGTGTGGAACTACAAACAAAGAAAATGCCTTTTTACTCTGACTGGCC ATCTCGACTATGTCCGAACTGTTTTCTTCCATCGGGAATACCCCTGGATTATCTCTGCATCCGACGACCAGACTATCAGAATCTGGAACTGGCAATCAAGGACTTGTATTGCCATCCTCACCGGCCACAACCACTACATCATGTGCGCACAATTTCACCCGTGGGACGACCTCGTCATCTCCGCCTCTATGGACCTTACCGTTCGTGTATGGGACATCTCCGGTCTCCGCAAGAAAAACCAAGCTTCTCAAGCTCCCATGTCTGCCGAAGAACAAATCGCTCGTGCCAGCCAGGGTCAAGCTGATTTGTTTGGCAACACCGATGCTGTAGTCAAGTATGTCCTCGAAGGTCACGACCGAGGTGTCAACTGGgcttccttccatcctaCCCTTCCCCTCATCGTCTCTTGTGGTGATGACCGCCAAGTCAAGCTTTGGCTTATGTCCGAAACCAAAGCCTGGGAAGTGGACAGCTGCAGAGGTCACTTCAACAACGTCTCCATGACTATGTTCCACCCCAAGCACGAGTTGATTTTGAGTGCGAGTGAGGACAAGACTATCAGGGCTTGGGACATGACCAAGAGAACAGCCGTCCAGACCTTTAGGCGGGAACACGATAGGTTTTGGGTGTTAACTGCCCACCCTGAGCTCAACTTGTTTGCTGCTGGCCACGACAACGGTCTGATAGTCTTTAAGCTTGAACGAGAGCGtccccccttctccttgtctgGTAATCAACTTTTCTACATCAAAGACAAGGTTGTACGCATGGCCGACATATCTAGCGGTAACAGCCAAGGCATCTGCTCCGTCCGCAAGTTTGGCTCCCAATACATTCCTCCTCGAACCCTCAGCTACAACCCCGCTGAACGAGCTGTTATCGTGACATCTCCTTCTGATAACGGTATCTATGAACTTATCACTCTGCCCAAGTCTACTGCGCCTACTGCTCAGGATGGCAGGGATGTGCCTTCAGACGGTAAGAAGGGTACAGGGTTCTGTGCGCTCTTCGTGGCAAGGAACAGGTTCGCAGTCCTCGACAAGGGTGCCCAGAACATCGAAATTAAGGATCTTTCCAACTCTATCACCAAGACTATCAAGTGCCCTGTCCAGACGTCTGAGATATTTTACGGCGGTACGGCGTCCATTTTGCTCGccactccttcttctgtaGTCCTTTTCGACATTCAGCAGCAAAAGATTGTTGCCGAAATCAATACCCCTCCCGTTAAGTATGTTGTATGGAGCACCGATGGTAACATGGTCGCCCTCTTGAGCAAGCACACAATCACCATTGCCAACAAGTCTCTTTCTCAAAGCGCTCTCATCCACGAGACGATTCGAATCAAGTCTGCCGCTTGGGACGACAGCGGTGTGCTCATATACACCACTTTGAACCACATCAAGTACGCTCTTTCTCAAGGTGATAACGGGATCATCAAAACTCTTGAACAGCCTGTGTACCTCACTCGAGTCAAGGGTTCTGTCGTTCACTGTCTCGACCGTTCCGCCAAGCCGCAGGCTATTAACATTGACCCTGCTGAGTACCGATTCAAGCTTGCTCTCAACCGCAAGAACTATGATGAAGTCTTGCATATCATTCGAAATAGCAATCTTGTTGGTCAGAGTATCATTGGTTATCttcagaagaagggataCCCCGAGATCGCTCTCCACTTTGTGCAAGATGAGCAGACTAGGTTCGATCTTGCTATTGAGTGTGGTAACTTGGCGGTTGCGTTGGAGATGGCTAGGGCTGTTGACAGGCATGACGTTTGGGAGAGGTTGGGTGCCGCTGCGTTGCAGCAAGGTAATCATCAA ATTGTCGAGACCGCGTATCAGAAGACTAGAAACTTCGACAagctctccttcctctatTTGATCACCGGCAACACCCAGAAGCTTAATATGATGCAAGTCATCGCTGGCAAACGAGGCGACAATATGTCTAGGTTCCAAAACTCTTTGTACCTCGGTGACGTTCGATCTCGTGTCGTTGTGCTTCGTGAAACTGGCCAGTACCCCCTCGCTTACTACACTGCCAAAACCAACGGCCTTGACGACCTTGCCTTGGAGATTCTTGATGAAGCTGGCTTGACCGAGGATGACCtgcctcctccccctcagAACTCTGGTCACTCTTCCCTCGCCCCCCCTCCCATCACCTTCTCTCAATCCGACTCCAACTGGCCTCTCAAGGACCTTGGTGAGAGCTTCTTTGACCGAGCACTTGCTAACGGTGGTGTCGACGCTTTGATCGGCGGtgaagaaagtggagaaCAACTGGATGCTTGGGCGGCGGATGTTCCtgttgaggaagacgaaggagaggagcaagctgctgatgaggatgaaggatgggatCTTGACGCCAACGTCGAAGTGCCTGAtgtcgaagaggaagagtttgaCGGTGAAGACGTTTTGGCTGAGGCGGATTTGAGTCAGGGTGTCGAGCCTGGTGCGAGCGAGGATGAGATTTGGCAAAATAACTCTGCATTGGCTATCGACCATGCAGCCGCCGGTGCTTTCGAATCTGCCATGCTT TTGCTCAATAAGCAAGTCGGCGTTGTCAACTTTGAACCTCTTAAGCCTTTGTTCCTCCAAGCCTACCAACACTCTCACGTTTACGTCCCTGCCAAcgcttccctccctcctcttcgacTCAATGTTCGCCGAAATCCCGAAACCGCCGAACTTCGCGACGCCCTGCCTGCCGTTCCTCTCAACTATAACGAGCTGAAGGCAACCGAGGTGGCCGATGCCAACAAGTACTTTGCTAGGGGTAAATTTGTTGAGGCGCTTGCAACGTTCAAAAATGTATTGTCAAAACTTTTGTTGGTAGTTGTTGAATccgaggaagatgctgaGGAG ATAAAGGAGCTTGTCACCTCTTGTCGAGAATACATCATTGGCCTCACTATGGAAGTTGAACGACGACGAATTGCCGTCCAAGATCCCGAAAACGTCGTTCGAAACCTTGAGCTCGCCGCTTACTTTACTCACTGCGAACTTGCTACTCAACATATCCAATTAGCATTGCGTAGTGCGATGAAGGTGTTCTCTGATGCGGGTAACACCGCCACCGCTGCTGTGTTTGCTAGGAGGTTGATCGAGACACAGCCTGGTCAGGCTGTCATTACTCAA GCCCGTGCTGTCATCTCCCGAGGCCAGCGTAACCCTCGAGACGCCCACGAAATCGCCTACGACCAAAACGCATCATTCAATATTTGCGCTGCTACCCATACTCCCATTTACGAGGGCTCACCATATGAAGAAAGCGCGTACTCTGGCGCCAAGTACTTGCCAGAGTACAAGGGTACAGTCTGCGTGGTTGATGGATTGAGCCAAGTCGGTTTGGCTGGAAGCGGGTTGAGAAACATGGTTTAA